The Piliocolobus tephrosceles isolate RC106 chromosome 16, ASM277652v3, whole genome shotgun sequence DNA window AGGCACTAACCTGTGAACAACCGGCCAGGCCGCCAGCATCGGCCACAGGGAGGTCACAGCACCTCACCTAGCAGTCCAGCAGGTGACAAGCAGAGCATGGATGCGTGAAGCCCTGAGACGCGGGAGGTGAAGAATGTTCCCCAGCAGGAGGCAGCAGGGTCCAGCATCCCGGCTCGTCCTGAGCCCTCCCTGTCCCCTAGCCAGGGTCCCAGTCACCACCCGCGTGAGCTCAGCGCCACCTGCTGGTCGTTCCTGCTGCTTACAGCCAGCAATACCGGAAAGGCACCAGAAAACAGAGAAGGCAACTAGCTTCCCACCTGCTCCGGGACCCCACGCCAGAGAGTGGTGGATGCCGGAGCTGCCTTGACAATCCAAGGGGCTGCTCTGTACACCGGCAGCGGCCTCGGAAGGCAGGCCCAGCACTGGGGCAGTTGTGGGAGGGCCTGGGACACACCCAGCTTTGCCCCATGACCTGTGGGTGccacaccagggctgcaggcccCCTGCTCCCCATCGTCTTCACACTCATCCTCTGCAATGACCACAACCCCAGCTCTGGCCAGAGCCCTCGGGCCTCTAGTTGTCAGGTGGGCTTGATGGAGAGACCACATGACCTCCTGGGGTGTGTACCCAGTGCCCCCTCTCCGGCAGTGGCCTTTGAGCTACTCTAACCTGGGGGATTCTCCCAGCCACCCAGTGAGGTGGCCCATGCCTCAGTGACTTTCTCTGAGTTCTGGCGAGAATCTTCAGCAACTCCACCAGAGTGCCCCACACTGACCCCCCGCTGTCTTGGGTGATAAGGGCCTGATGCAGGAGAAACAAAGAATTCTCCCTGCTTCTCCAGGACTTCCTTGAAGTCCTCCCCCACGATGGGTTCACAAGGGCCTGAGACCCTCCCTTCCCAGGCCACAGAGGCCCACGAGGCCCTGCTGACATCGAGGAAGCTCAGTGCCCCAACCTTCAGgtagagcaaaagaaagaaaggctcagAAACCACTCTGCCTGCACTGATGGGACCCCGCACATGGTCTCTGCACATGGCACCCTGTGAGAGCTCCACTGGCCAGGGGCAGGGAAGAGCGGGGCACGCCCTGGAGCCTGGGCGGATCCTGGCTCAGACGGCCTGGGTCTGACCCTAGCTCTGCTGAGTCACTTAACGcccccgtgcctcagtttccccactcgCGGGTGGGGTTAATCCGTGTCAAGTGTGAGTAACGTGGAGTACCGAGGAAACCACGCGTTCCCAGCCCAGTGCTGGCGCCCACTATGGAGCAGGGAAAGGGAAACCACAGTGCCTGGCGGCTAGGGTAGGTCCTGCCGGCTCCTCGGGCTGGACCGTCTCACTGTCCCCGTCCTGGGGCCTGATCTCCCCTTAACAGGAGACCCCAGGCTCAGGGCGCAGGGCGGCGGCCcagctcctcctctctcttcGCCGGCTTGGACTCCGCCATGACGGCGCCCACCTCTACCTGTTTCTGCAGACCCTTTCCACCTTCCCGCAGCCCCGGCTGCCCCACGCGCCCTCCTACTAGCTGCGAGACCCCCGCCCAGGAGGGCGCGGGGCGCGCGGCCGGGCTGGGGTCGGAGTCTGAGAACGGGCCCAACCTCAAAGACACAGGTGGGCGGGGCGGGGGCTGGCGTCTGGCCCTCACGGTGTCACGCGTGGGGTCGGGACGGAGCGTCCACACCCGCCTGGCCCCTGCCTGCCGGCCCTCACCTTCCGGAAGCcggctccagctccagctccctcCATGATCGCAGCATCGACGCACGCCCTCCGGAACCCCGCCCCTCCAGCCAATGAGAGCAGAGGGCGCCCTCGGAGCCCCGCCCCGCTCCCCTAGCCAATGAACCCGGAGCGCCTTCTCTCGGAGCCCCGTCCCAATGCCTCAGCCAATGAGGCCCGAGCGCGCCCTCCAGCAGCCCCGCCCTCACGTCCCTCAGCCAATGAAGCCGGAGCGCGCCCTTCCGGGGCACCACCCTCACGCCCGTCAGCCAATGAGCCTGGAGCATGCCACCTCGGGGCCCCACCCTCATGCCGCTAGCCAATGAACCTGGAGCGCGCTGCCCCCTTTCAGCCTGCGGCCCGAAGGGCGCGCCAGTTCGTTTTCATTGGCCCGCACCGAGCGCTGCCTGCGCAGAGCCTGCTGGGAGTTGTAGTTCCCGCGGCCTCTCCCGGCGCGCCTTGTTCTTCCTGGATACTGAGGCCCCGACGCGGCAGTCGCGAGGGCGGGGGTCGGGGCTGCAGGCGCGGCAGGGCCGGGTGGGGTCGCGCGACGCGCCTGCCTGCTTCCTGCACGGGTAGTCCCCAAGCACTGCGGGGCCCCAGCCCAAAGCGGACCTTCACTACCGCCCAGCCCCGCGCTCCAGGACCTCCCGCCCGCGGAGCCCACTCGGATTGCTCTTCGTCTGGGTCGGCGGAGGCCCCGTCTCCCGTACTCGGCGCTGGGACTGCTCCGCACCGGGCGGCTCCCTTTAAGCAGCTGCGGGAGCATGCGGAGGAGGCCCTGCCGGCCCCGCGGGTCATGGAGGAGTTCCGGCGCTCCTACAGCCGCCTGTGCAGGGAGAGTGGGGCCGAGCCCCAGAAGGCTGTCCTGCAGCAGCTGCACCAGCTTCCCAGGGGCCGGCTGGACCTGGCCACGCAGAGCCTGACGGTGGAGACCTGCAGGGCCCTGGGCAAGCTGCTGCCGAGGGAGATGCTGTGCACAGAGCTGGTCCTGAGTGACTGCATGCTCAGCGAAGAAGGTGGGCGGGCGCGGCGGGGTGGATCCCTCTGCTCCTTAGCTGCCCACACCGTTGCCTCGGCAGCCCCAGAGGTCGCTTCCTCTCCAGGCTCTCCTCTTTCTGTGCCGTAGTTAAAGCGAGCAGGGGCGCCCCTTCCTGCACCTGGGAGTAGAGGACAGTTCCTCTGTATGACAGGGGAGAGACCTTGACATGCCCCGCTTACCTGGTTCCCCGCGTGCTGAGCCGGCTTGGTGCCTGACAGGGGCTGCAGGTGTTTCAAACATGACTTCATAGCGAGACTCTTGGCCAGCGCCAACCCAGACCACCAGGACCGTTGTCCCTCCCTGGGTCTAGGGAGATTCCCTGAAAAGGGGCCAACGGGGAGGATCTTGGGGTCAGCAGGGGCAGGGAGTGACCGCTGGCCCCCCTCACACAGGGGCCACGCTGCTGCTCCGAGGCCTGTGTGCCAACACCGTGCTGCGCTTTCTGGACTTGAAGGTGAGATACCTGCGCTCTTGAGTGCCCAAGTGTGCCACCCAAGGGCAAGAGGAGAGGGGGAAGATGCCAGGTCTCAGGGGCCAGGGGTCTGGGCAGGTGGCTGGAAACTGTCTGTGAGTCCCCAGGCTGTTCTCTGATGGCCTCCTGTGTGTGACCATCTCCGGAGCAAGAGTTCACGTCGGCAAACAAGCCGGCCCTTGGAAGCCCCCTGAAGGCCGGGAGCCCAGGAGCTGAGGGAGGCTGCACCTCCCTGCAGAGTGCACCCCAGCCTTGTCCCCTGGCTGACCAAGGCCCTTGGGGCACGGGCGGAAATTCAGAGCCAATCAGGGCACGGGAGTGACTGACGGCCTGTTTCTCTCCTAGGGCAACAACCTTCGGGCTGCAGGGGCCGAGGCTCTGGGAAAACTCCTCCAACAGAACAAGTCCATTCAGAGGTGGGGGGTGGTCCAGACCCACCATCACCGCAGGCCCTGTCTCTGTGGTTGAGGACTGGCCCCAGAGCACATGGTTCTGCAGCCCGAGTTGCATACTGCCAGTTGCCCGTGTTTCACATACGCTGGCAGGGAGTAGTCAGAGGCTGGCCCATCAGACCCCAAGCCCACACCTGTCCCTAAGCCCTGGACCCCACAGGCCAGGCAGTCCCCTAGGCGAACTCTGGCTCCTGCCCCTCCTGCAGCCTCACGCTGGAGTGGAACAGCCTGGGCACGTGGGACGATGCCTTTGCCACCTTCTGCGGGGGCCTGGCGGCCAACGGCGCCCTGCAGCAGCTGGACCTCCGCAACAACCAGATCAATCACAAGGGCGCTGAGGAGCTGGCCCTCGCCCTGAAGGGCAACACCACCCTCCAGCAGCTGGGTGAGGCCTCCCAGGCACCTCAGGCTCCTTCATCCCTCTGAGGCTGCCTTTGCTCTTGGAAGTAAGGGGCTAGGGGACTTGCCTGCGTTCCTGCTCTGTTGACCACAAGGCAGTGCCCCCAGGGAAGCACCCCAGCCAGGCCAGCTCCCCCTCTGCCAGGTGCATTCTGTCTGGTGACTACAGGTTTCCTTCCAGACCTGCGCTGGAATAATATTGGCCTCCTGGGAGGCCGGGCCCTCATGAACTGTCTCCCCAGCAACAGAACCCTGTGGAGGCTGGACCTGGCTGGGAACAACATCTCCGGAGATGTCCTCAGAGCCGTGGGTACGGTGCGGGGCTGTGTGGAGCCATGTGTCAGCCTTTGACAGAGGCCTGTCCGCTGAGGTCAGGGTGCTTGGCTCAGGACTGGAACTGACAAGGAGAGCGGCCTGAGAGCCCGGGGAAGCGGGAAGGAGCAGAGGGGTCGTGGGGCACCTGTTTGGCACTTGATTGGCGTTGACCACACATTGGCACTGTCCGAGGCGCCCTGTGTGCTTGCTGAGTTCTTAGGACCTGTGCAGTGGCAGGGTGCCCATTTCACAGCTGGGAAAGCTGAAGCCGTGTGGCTCACAGCCCTGGCCTTGATGGCTTTGCTGATGTTTCAGGTGGCCCAGGCCTTGGCCAGGAAGGCTCCCTGGTCACCCTGAGTTTGTGGCCCTGCATGTGAGTCATGAGAGGCAGGGCCGCCTGGCCTGTGCTGGCCTCCACATTCCCTCCCACCAGCGACCCCAAATCCTTGCAGCTGATGTCTCAGCCTTAGGCCCCACTGCCCCAGACCCAGCTGAGAACTTTGCCAGGCCCCGTACTCCCTAATCCGTGCCCAGCGGCAGCCTCTTCCGGCCCCTGTGCTGAGGCTCCCCCCTTTCTGCTGGCTCTGCCTGGCCTCTGGCTCCAGCTGCACTGTCCCTGGCTTTGCCTCAGTGCTGCCCTGGGTGTTGTCATTGCTCCTGACCTCTGCTCCCTAGCCACATGCCACCCAGATCTTTCCAGAACATGAGTTGGGCACAGCATTCGCCTCAGCATTGTGCAGTGCCCCTTGACCTTTGGGATGGTGGCCAGATGCCCCAGGATGGCCCTCACCTTTTGCGGTGTAGCAGCCCCCACCACCTCTGCCACACGTGTGCCCGCGCCCCCCAACACCAGGTGCCTCCTGCTCACAGCCCCAACCCCATAAAGCATCTTCCACCCTCATGCACTGAGGGGGCACTTCTGACTTGGCAGGTGAGACGTTGCCCTACAAGGCATAGATTCCCAAGCAGCCAGCTGCCGGGTGCAGGGCTGGTGGCCACCAGCCACTCCTGAGGCTAAGCAGCTCCGGGGTGACACAgctccttgtgtgtgtgtgtgtgtgtgtgtgtgtgtgtgactgagcgctctgtcacccaggctgcagtgcagtggcgcaatcacagctcactgcaacctccacctcccgggttcaagcgattctcctgcctcagcctcccgagtagctgggattacaggtgtgcaatactatgcatggctaattttttgcatttttagtagagatggggtttcaccatgttggccaggctggtctcaaacccctgacctcaggtgatccacccacctcaacctcccaaagtgctgggattccaggcatgagcccctgcgcccggctgACACAGCTCCTTCTGCAGAGCAAGCCATGGGCCACAGCCAGGACCGGCTCACCACCTTCCAGGAGAACCAAGCCCGCACTCACGTCCTCAGCAAGGAGGTGCAGCACCTCCGGGAGGAGAAGTCCAAGCAGGTGAGAATGGCGCCTTCACTGAGCTTGGAGCTGCTCGTGGCTGGAGGGCCTGGCCATGTCCTGCCTCCCTCGGCCCCGTGGTCTACCCACCTTCCCTTCCTTGGGTCCCCAGAGCCTGTCTGAGTGGCTGGTACCAGGAAGGAGGGGCGGCCTCCTGGTCTGATCTCCTGCAGGTGGGCTTCCGTGGGGAGCTGGTGTCTGAGCCCCAAGCCTCACTCTGCAGGAGCCACCCTTCCTGTGAAGGAGACAGGGCGCTGTGGGTGGAACCTTTCGCTGCCTTGCTGTGTTGGTGGGCGCCGGCTCCTTTCCCGGAGAAGGTCAGGTGGACAGGCTGTAGGTGCTCTGACAGGGCTGTGGCTGTCTCTGTCCCCAGTTTCTGGACTTGATGGAGACCATTGATAAGCAGCGGGAAGAGATGGCCAAGAGCAGCAGGTGAGCGGGCCCAGGGCAGGGGCAAGGCAAGGCTTCAGGGATCGGGTCCTGGGACCAACCTGAGCCCAAAAGTGAGGCCACGAGGTGGTGGCTGGAGGCTCAGTGCCCAGGCGACCGTAGATGCTTAAGGAACAGCAGCAGCTACCAAGGCCAGAGGTCTATAGGAGCGCTCTGGGGTTTGGGTGACTCTGCACCCTCCTCGCTGCCCACAGGGCGTCGGCAGCCCGCGTAGGACAGCTTCAGGAAGCCCTGAATGAGAGGCACTCCATCATCAACGCTCTCAAGGCCAAGTAAGTAGGGGGTGGCTCAGGATACTTCAGAGACATGCCCACAGCACAGAGGAGggtggtgtgagcctgtgtgCAAGTCCTGTTTGCAAAGTAGAGGTGGGAAATGGTGAGGCTGGGGCAGTAACCCAGAAGTCTTCCTGGGGGAGGCGGGTGCTGGCTGGGGTTGACTAGGTGCCCAGCAACAGTGAGAGCAGCGAGGACTTTGTAAGGCACATGAAGCTCCAGCTGGGGCGGGGGTGCTGCCCTTCCTTTCTGCAGGCTGCAGATGACGGAGGCCGCCCTGGCTCTGTCAGAGCAGAAGGCCCAGGACCTGGGGGAGCTCCTGGCCACAGCGGAGCAGGAGCAGCTGAGCCTATCGCAGAGGCAGGCCAAGGAGCTCAAGCTGGAGCAGCAGGTGGGNNNNNNNNNNNNNNNNNNNNNNNNNNNNNNNNNNNNNNNNNNNNNNNNNNNNNNNNNNNNNNNNNNNNNNNNNNNNNNNNNNNNNNNNNNNNNNNNNNNNNNNNNNNNNNNNNNNNNNNNNNNNNNNNNNNNNNNNNNNNNNNNNNNNNNNNNNNNNNNNNNNNNNNNNNNNNNNNNNNNNNNNNNNNNNNNNNNNNNNNNNNNNNNNNNNNNNNNNNNNNNNNNNNNNNNNNNNNNNNNNNNNNNNNNNNNNNNNNNNNNNNNNNNNNNNNNNNNNNNNNNNNNNNNNNNNNNNNNNNNNNNNNNNNNNNNNNNNNNNNNNNNNNNNNNNNNNNNNNNNNNNNNNNNNNNNNNNNNNNNNNNNNNNNNNNNNNNNNNNNNNNNNNNNNNNNNNNNNNNNNNNNNNNNNNNNNNNNNNNNNNNNNNNNNNNNNNNNNNNNNNNNNNNNNNNNNNNNNNNNNNNNNNNNNNNNNNNNNNNNNNNNNNNNNNNNNNNNNNNNNNNNNNNNNNNNNNNNNNNNNNNNNNNNNNNNNNNNNNNNNNNNNNNNNNNNNNNNNNNNNNNNNNNNNNNNNNNNNNNNNNNNNNNNNNNNNNNNNNNNNNNNNNNNNNNNNNNNNNNNNNNNNNNNNNNNNNNNNNNNNNNNNNNNNNNNNNNNNNNNNNNNNNNNNNNNNNNNNNNNNNNNNNNNNNNNNNNNNNNNNNNNNNNNNNNNNNNNNNNNNNNNNNNNNNNNNNNNNNNNNNNNNNNNNNNNNNNNNNNNNNNNNNNNNNNNNNNNNNNNNNNNNNNNNNNNNNNNNNNNNNNNNNNNNNNNNNNNNNNNNNNNNNNNNNNNNNNNNNNNNNNNNNNNNNNNNNNNNNNNNNNNNNNNNNNNNNNNNNNNNNNNNNNNNNNNNNNNNNNNNNNNNNNNNNNNNNNNNNNNNNNNNNNNNNNNNNNNNNNNNNNNNNNNNNNNNNNNNNNNNNNNNNNNNNNNNNNNNNNNNNNNNNNNNNNNNNNNNNNNNNNNNNNNNNNNNNNNNNNNNNNNNNNNNNNNNNNNNNNNNNNNNNNNNNNNNNNNNNNNNNNNNNNNNNNNNNNNNNNNNNNNNNNNNNNNNNNNNNNNNNNNNNNNNNNNNNNNNNNNNNNNNNNNNNNNNNNNNNNNNNNNNNNNNNNNNNNNNNNNNNNNNNNNNNNNNNNNNNNNNNNNNNNNNNNNNNNNNNNNNNNNNNNNNNNNNNNNNNNNNNNNNNNNNNNNNNNNNNNNNNNNNNNNNNNNNNNNNNNNNNNNNNNNNNNNNNNNNNNNNNNNNNNNNNNNNNNNNNNNNNNNNNNNNNNNNNNNNNNNNNNNNNNNNNNNNNNNNNNNNNNNNNNNNNNNNNNNNNNNNNNNNNNNNNNNNNNNNNNNNNNNNNNNNNNNNNNNNNNNNNNNNNNNNNNNNNNNNNNNNNNNNNNNNNNNNNNNNNNNNNNNNNNNNNNNNNNNNNNNNNNNNNNNNNNNNNNNNNNNNNNNNNNNNNNNNNNNNNNNNNNNNNNNNNNNNNNNNNNNNNNNNNNNNNNNNNNNNNNNNNNNNNNNNNNNNNNNNNNNNNNNNNNNNNNNNNNNNNNNNNNNNNNNNNNNNNNNNNNNNNNNNNNNNNNNNNNNNNNNNNNNNNNNNNNNNNNNNNNNNNNNNNNNNNNNNNNNNNNNNNNNNNNNNNNNNNNNNNNNNNNNNNNNNNNNNNNNNNNNNNNNNNNNNNNNNNNNNNNNNNNNNNNNNNNNNNNNNNNNNNNNNNNNNNNNNNNNNNNNNNNNNNNNNNNNNNNNNNNNNNNNNNNNNNNNNNNNNNNNNNNNNNNNNNNNNNNNNNNNNNNNNNNNNNNNNNNNNNNNNNNNNNNNNNNNNNNNNNNNNNNNNNNNNNNNNNNNNNNNNNNNNNNNNNNNNNNNNNNNNNNNNNNNNNNNNNNNNNNNNNNNNNNNNNNNNNNNNNNNNNNNNNNNNNNNNNNNNNNNNNNNNNNNNNNNNNNNNNNNNNNNNNNNNNNNNNNNNNNNNNNNNNNNNNNNNNNNNNNNNNNNNNNNNNNNNNNNNNNNNNNNNNNNNNNNNNNNNNNNNNNNNNNNNNNNNNNNNNNNNNNNNNNNNNNNNNNNNNNNNNNNNNNNNNNNNNNNNNNNNNNNNNNNNNNNNNNNNNNNNNNNNNNNNNNNNNNNNNNNNNNNNNNNNNNNNNNNNNNNNNNNNNNNNNNNNNNNNNNNNNNNNNNNNNNNNNNNNNNNNNNNNNNNNNNNNNNNNNNNNNNNNNNNNNNNNNNNNNNNNNNNNNNNNNNNNNNNNNNNNNNNNNNNNNNNNNNNNNNNNNNNNNNNNNNNNNNNNNNNNNNNNNNNNNNNNNNNNNNNNNNNNNNNNNNNNNNNNNNNNNNNNNNNNNNNNNNNNNNNNNNNNNNNNNNNNNNNNNNNNNNNNNNNNNNNNNNNNNNNNNNNNNNNNNNNNNNNNNNNNNNNNNNNNNNNNNNNNNNNNNNNNNNNNNNNNNNNNNNNNNNNNNNNNNNNNNNNNNNNNNNNNNNNNNNNNNNNNNNNNNNNNNNNNNNNNNNNNNNNNNNNNNNNNNNNNNNNNNNNNNNNNNNNNNNNNNNNNNNNNNNNNNNNNNNNNNNNNNNNNNNNNNNNNNNNNNNNNNNNNNNNNNNNNNNNNNNNNNNNNNNNNNNNNNNNNNNNNNNNNNNNNNNNNNNNNNNNNNNNNNNNNNNNNNNNNNNNNNNNNNNNNNNNNNNNNNNNNNNNNNNNNNNNNNNNNNNNNNNNNNNNNNNNNNNNNNNNNNNNNNNNNNNNNNNNNNNNNNNNNNNNNNNNNNNNNNNNNNNNNNNNNNNNNNNNNNNNNNNNNNNNNNNNNNNNNNNNNNNNNNNNNNNNNNNNNNNNNNNNNNNNNNNNNNNNNNNNNNNNNNNNNNNNNNNNNNNNNNNNNNNNNNNNNNNNNNNNNNNNNNNNNNNNNNNNNNNNNNNNNNNNNNNNNNNNNNNNNNNNNNNNNNNNNNNNNNNNNNNNNNNNNNNNNNNNNNNNNNNNNNNNNNNNNNNNNNNNNNNNNNNNNNNNNNNNNNNNNNNNNNNNNNNNNNNNNNNNNNNNNNNNNNNNNNNNNNNNNNNNNNNNNNNNNNNNNNNNNNNNNNNNNNNNNNNNNNNNNNNNNNNNNNNNNNNNNNNNNNNNNNNNNNNNNNNNNNNNNNNNNNNNNNNNNNNNNNNNNNNNNNNNNNNNNNNNNNNNNNNNNNNNNNNNNNNNNNNNNNNNNNNNNNNNNNNNNNNNNNNNNNNNNNNNNNNNNNNNNNNNNNNNNNNNNNNNNNNNNNNNNNNNNNNNNNNNNNNNNNNNNNNNNNNNNNNNNNNNNNNNNNNNNNNNNNNNNNNNNNNNNNNNNNNNNNNNNNNNNNNNNNNNNNNNNNNNNNNNNNNNNNNNNNNNNNNNNNNNNNNNNNNNNNNNNNNNNNNNNNNNNNNNNNNNNNNNNNNNNNNNNNNNNNNNNNNNNNNNNNNNNNNNNNNNNNNNNNNNNNNNNNNNNNNNNNNNNNNNNNNNNNNNNNNNNNNNNNNNNNNNNNNNNNNNNNNNNNNNNNNNNNNNNNNNNNNNNNNNNNNNNNNNNNNNNNNNNNNNNNNNNNNNNNNNNNNNNNNNNNNNNNNNNNNNNNNNNNNNNNNNNNNNNNNNNNNNNNNNNNNNNNNNNNNNNNNNNNNNNNNNNNNNNNNNNNNNNNNNNNNNNNNNNNNNNNNNNNNNNNNNNNNNNNNNNNNNNNNNNNNNNNNNNNNNNNNNNNNNNNNNNNNNNNNNNNNNNNNNNNNNNNNNNNNNNNNNNNNNNNNNNNNNNNNNNNNNNNNNNNNNNNNNNNNNNNNNNNNNNNNNNNNNNNNNNNNNNNNNNNNNNNNNNNNNNNNNNNNNNNNNNNNNNNNNNNNNNNNNNNNNNNNNNNNNNNNNNNNNNNNNNNNNNNNNNNNNNNNNNNNNNNNNNNNNNNNNNNNNNNNNNNNNNNNNNNNNNNNNNNNNNNNNNNNNNNNNNNNNNNNNNNNNNNNNNNNNNNNNNNNNNNNNNNNNNNNNNNNNNNNNNNNNNNNNNNNNNNNNNNNNNNNNNNNNNNNNNNNNNNNNNNNNNNNNNNNNNNNNNNNNNNNNNNNNNNNNNNNNNNNNNNNNNNNNNNNNNNNNNNNNNNNNNNNNNNNNNNNNNNNNNNNNNNNNNNNNNNNNNNNNNNNNNNNNNNNNNNNNNNNNNNNNNNNNNNNNNNNNNNNNNNNNNNNNNNNNNNNNNNNNNNNNNNNNNNNNNNNNNNNNNNNNNNNNNNNNNNNNNNNNNNNNNNNNNNNNNNNNNNNNNNNNNNNNNNNNNNNNNNNNNNNNNNNNNNNNNNNNNNNNNNNNNNNNNNNNNNNNNNNNNNNNNNNNNNNNNNNNNNNNNNNNNNNNNNNNNNNNNNNNNNNNNNNNNNNNNNNNNNNNNNNNNNNNNNNNNNNNNNNNNNNNNNNNNNNNNNNNNNNNNNNNNNNNNNNNNNNNNNNNNNNNNNNNNNNNNNNNNNNNNNNNNNNNNNNNNNNNNNNNNNNNNNNNNNNNNNNNNNNNNNNNNNNNNNNNNNNNNNNNNNNNNNNNNNNNNNNNNNNNNNNNNNNNNNNNNNNNNNNNNNNNNNNNNNNNNNNNNNNNNNNNNNNNNNNNNNNNNNNNNNNNNNNNNNNNNNNNNNNNNNNNNNNNNNNNNNNNNNNNNNNNNNNNNNNNNNNNNNNNNNNNNNNNNNNNNNNNNNNNNNNNNNNNNNNNNNNNNNNNNNNNNNNNNNNNNNNNNNNNNNNNNNNNNNNNNNNNNNNNNNNNNNNNNNNNNNNNNNNNNNNNNNNNNNNNNNNNNNNNNNNNNNNNNNNNNNNNNNNNNNNNNNNNNNNNNNNNNNNNNNNNNNNNNNNNNNNNNNNNNNNNNNNNNNNNNNNNNNNNNNNNNNNNNNNNNNNNNNNNNNNNNNNNNNNNNNNNNNNNNNNNNNNNNNNNNNNNNNNNNNNNNNNNNNNNNNNNNNNNNNNNNNNNNNNNNNNNNNNNNNNNNNNNNNNNNNNNNNNNCGGCTGTCTCCGGCCGCTCGCTCGGCGCTCGGGTCCGCGGCCGCTGCGGCGCCGGGCATTTCTCCGCAGCTCGGCTCGCGGCCGCGCCCGCCGCCGCCCGGCCCGCGCCCATGCAGGCCATCAAGTGCGTGGTGGTCGGCGACGGGTGAGTGCGCGGCCCGGAGGTCGCTCGGCTGGGCTGGACCAGGGGAGCTCGGGGGCTCAGGGCGCAGCCGGGGCGGGGCAGGGGTGGCGCCCGGGTCCTC harbors:
- the LRRC45 gene encoding leucine-rich repeat-containing protein 45, with the translated sequence MEEFRRSYSRLCRESGAEPQKAVLQQLHQLPRGRLDLATQSLTVETCRALGKLLPREMLCTELVLSDCMLSEEGATLLLRGLCANTVLRFLDLKGNNLRAAGAEALGKLLQQNKSIQSLTLEWNSLGTWDDAFATFCGGLAANGALQQLDLRNNQINHKGAEELALALKGNTTLQQLDLRWNNIGLLGGRALMNCLPSNRTLWRLDLAGNNISGDVLRAVEQAMGHSQDRLTTFQENQARTHVLSKEVQHLREEKSKQFLDLMETIDKQREEMAKSSRASAARVGQLQEALNERHSIINALKAKLQMTEAALALSEQKAQDLGELLATAEQEQLSLSQRQAKELKLEQQV